The genomic interval CCTTCTGGCCACCGCGCACCAGCTGGGGGTTGCTGATCTTCGCCTTCCTGCTCAGCGCTCGCGTATCGGGGTTCAGCCCGAGCACTTCCGACAGGGTGAAGAACGTGTCGGTCTGGTCCGTGAGCCCGACGATGTTGGCCGCGCCAGGGCCGAATCCGGCGATCCGCACCTGGGTTCCGGTGTGCTGCTGCGATCCACCGGCGGCGGCCGTTCCGTAGGAGATCTTCATGACGGTTCCGTCCGCGGTGGTCACTGCGGTGGACAGCGAGGTCGGCGGTGTGACGTCGACGATCTGGCTGGAGTGCCCGTGGTCGGCCGTCACGAGGACAAGGGTGTTGCCATCCGCCGCCGCGAACTCGAGCGCCGCCTGCACCGCCTCATCGAGGTCGATCGTCTCGCCGATCTGCCCGCAGGCATCCGCCGCATGGTCGCGCTTGTCGATGCTCGCACCCTCGACCTGCAGGAAGAATCCCTTGCCGCTCTTTGCGGAACTGAGCAGGTCGATCGCCTTCGTGGTGAGCGCGGCGAGTGAGAGGGACGAGTCCAGCCGCTCAGGATTCTCGGCACAGGTGACCGGCGTGTCCGCCCCGCCGATCGCGGCTGTCGTCGAGAGGTAGCGGGTGGGGAAATTGCCCGGTGTGAACAGACCGAGCACCGGTCGGGTCTGCGAGGCCTTCGTAACGCCGGCCAGCCCTGCCGCATCGGTCACGACCTGGTAGCCGCGCGACTGGGCCTGCGCAAGAAGGGTCTGGCCATCCCACGGACCGGCTTTCGCGGTCTGCTGGAAGCTCGCCAGACCGCCGCCGAGCACGACATCCGCGCGCGTGCCGAGGAGCTGCTCCGAGATGGAGCCGAGTCCTCCGCTGGCCAGCGCATCGGCACCGCACGTCGTGCTGTCGGGCCCGTAGCAGGAGCGGGCGGCGACGTGGGCGACCTGCACTGCCGGGGTGGCATCCTGAATCTCGGCCGTCGAGACATCCCCGGTGCGGTACCCGTTGGCTTTCGCGATCTCGAGAATGGTGGGGAGCGCTTGACCGTCGATGTCGACCGAGATCGCGTTGTCGTAGGTCTTCGAGCCGGTCGCCCACGCGGTGCCGGTGGCCGCCGAATCCGGGACATAGTCGGGCTTGCCCTTGTCGGCGCCATCCTTGTACACCGAGTACGTGGTGTACGAGCCGGTCAGCGGCAGCGCGTCGATGCCGGGCAGCTCGCCGGCCGCGCCGTACGCGTAGTTGCGCGCGATCGTGATCTCGGAATCGCCCATCCCATCCCCGATGAGAAGGATGACGTTCTTGGCCTTGGCGTCCTCGATCGCCGTGCGGACGGCCTGAGTGTTGTCGCCGGGCTCGCGCTGCCATTGCCCGGCAGCAGAGACGGCAACGGCAGCGGCGGATCCGGCCAGGCTCGCGGCGACGATCGCGGCGCCCGTCGCGATCGCGATCGTGCGCAGCCGCGGCTTGGTGTGAACGGGTTGCATGAGGGACATCCCTGCTTTCGTCGGAGTGGTGTGAACCCCTTCAGCAGACTCCGCCCTGGCAACATCTGCGTGAACGCCGAGGGAAGAATGGGCGACATGCGGATCGCGAATCGACCGCATCCTGAGGCAGTCGTTCGTGATCCGCTCCTGTTGCACCTGTACCCTTTCCCCGCAGGGAGCGAGCACATCTCGTGCGCTTCGGGACTGCTGATCGGAAGGTCCACGATGACGAAGACCAAGAAGGCGACACGGGCAGCCCAAGCGGCTCTGGAGGCAGCTGCGGAAGCCGCGAAGGATGCCAAGCGGCTGAGCAAGACGCTTCCGAAGAAGGACGCGAAGAAGCTGCGGTCGCTGGCAGACGAGACGAAAGACGCATCACGGGTTTCCAAGAAGCGCGTGGCGCGGAATCCCAGGAAGGTGGAGAAGAAGGCGGTCGCCGCCATCGCCCGGGTCGAGAAGGCTGCAGACAAGGCCGAAGCCAAGCTCGCGGCAGCGAAGGCGGCGGCGATCAAGAAGCAGAAGGATGCCGCGAAGAAGCATACGAAGATGGCCGCGAAGAAGCGCCGGACCAC from Microbacterium pumilum carries:
- the phoA gene encoding alkaline phosphatase, yielding MQPVHTKPRLRTIAIATGAAIVAASLAGSAAAVAVSAAGQWQREPGDNTQAVRTAIEDAKAKNVILLIGDGMGDSEITIARNYAYGAAGELPGIDALPLTGSYTTYSVYKDGADKGKPDYVPDSAATGTAWATGSKTYDNAISVDIDGQALPTILEIAKANGYRTGDVSTAEIQDATPAVQVAHVAARSCYGPDSTTCGADALASGGLGSISEQLLGTRADVVLGGGLASFQQTAKAGPWDGQTLLAQAQSRGYQVVTDAAGLAGVTKASQTRPVLGLFTPGNFPTRYLSTTAAIGGADTPVTCAENPERLDSSLSLAALTTKAIDLLSSAKSGKGFFLQVEGASIDKRDHAADACGQIGETIDLDEAVQAALEFAAADGNTLVLVTADHGHSSQIVDVTPPTSLSTAVTTADGTVMKISYGTAAAGGSQQHTGTQVRIAGFGPGAANIVGLTDQTDTFFTLSEVLGLNPDTRALSRKAKISNPQLVRGGQKVTISGSGWYGDRQVAVSFGSETKTVDVIDGTVTASFTAPKRTTTVKVDVSGVQSGVRKNSVVGVRK